CAGGCGGTGCAGGTCTTGCTGCGATACCGACGCAAGCGCATATACGCACGACGCATGCACCGCACTGGCTATCTTAGCCTGAAAGTTAACTCACGGTGGAGGCTGTTATCGAAAGACGATGGTCGGAGCTGGGAAGTAATGAGCCATGAAACTTATAACCGGGAGAAAGACAGATGATCGACAACCGCACCGCCAGCGCGATTGACCTGGCACTTCAGAAACACAATACGCCTGTCGGCCCGCTGTTCGTCGCCGAACGTCATGGGCGCATGAAGAAATGTTTTAGCCGC
This region of Enterobacter cancerogenus genomic DNA includes:
- a CDS encoding ParE family toxin-like protein; its protein translation is MALTAIRIPERVHLQAVQVLLRYRRKRIYARRMHRTGYLSLKVNSRWRLLSKDDGRSWEVMSHETYNREKDR